In Euphorbia lathyris chromosome 10, ddEupLath1.1, whole genome shotgun sequence, a single genomic region encodes these proteins:
- the LOC136208378 gene encoding AP2-like ethylene-responsive transcription factor At2g41710 isoform X1: MASSSSDPLLKSEVGGGGGGGMGGAAGVSFTGGREGSDAVIANDQLLLYRGLKKPKKERGCTAKERISKMPPCTAGKRSSIYRGVTRHRWTGRYEAHLWDKSTWNQNQNKKGKQVYLGAYDEEEAAARAYDLAALKYWGPGTLINFPVTDYTRDLEEMQNMSREEYLASLRRKSSGFSRGISKYRGVSSRWDSSFGRMPGSEYFNGINYGTADDPAAENEYVGGLCFERKIDLTSYIKWWRSNKTRQESMSKSSEETRHGCAEDISGELKTTEWAVQPTEPYQMPCLGVPSHVRKHKGSKISALSVLSQSASFKSLQEKALKKQENNTENDENENKNTNTNKIDYGKAVEKCTTSHDGSNERVGGALGISGGLSLQRNMYQLTPFLSAPLLTNYSSIDPLVDPILWTSLLPVLPTGLSRNSEVTKTESSSTYTLFRPGE, translated from the exons ATGGCGTCTTCTTCGTCGGATCCACTTCTGAAATCAGAAgtgggtggtggtggtggtggtggtatGGGCGGTGCCGCCGGTGTCAGCTTTACCGGAGGTAGAGAGGGTTCGGATGCAGTTATAGCAAATGATCAGCTATTGCTTTATAGAGGATTGAAGAAACCAAAGAAGGAGAGAGGCTGCACTGCCAAAGAACGCATCAGCAAGATGCCTCCTTGTACTGCTGGTAAACGCAGCTCCATTTACCGTGGAGTCACCAG ACATAGATGGACTGGTAGATATGAAGCTCACCTTTGGGATAAAAGTACatggaatcagaatcagaataaAAAGGGAAAGCAAG TCTACTTGG GAGCATATGATGAGGAGGAGGCTGCGGCTAGAGCATATGATCTCGCTGCATTGAAGTATTGGGGCCCTGGAACTCTCATTAATTTTCCA GTTACTGATTATACAAGAGATCTTGAAGAAATGCAAAATATGTCAAGAGAGGAGTATCTGGCATCTCTACGGCG GAAAAGTAGTGGCTTTTCTAGAGGAATATCTAAATATCGTGGAGTTTCCAG TAGATGGGACTCGTCATTTGGTCGTATGCCTGGGTCTGAATATTTCAATGGCATAAATTATG GTACAGCTGATGATCCAGCAGCAGAAAATGAATATGTAGGGGGTCTTTgttttgagagaaagattgatcTAACAAGTTACATCAAATGGTGGAGGTCCAATAAAACCCGTCAAGAATCTATGTCAAAATCATCAGAGGAAACCAGACATGGTTGTGCAGAAGATATTAGTGGTGAACTTAAAACGACAGAATGGGCGGTCCAGCCTACAGAGCCATACCAAATGCCCTGCCTGGGCGTGCCTAGTCATGTCAGAAAGCATAAAGGCTCCAAAATCTCTGCCTTGAGCGTTTTGTCACAGTCAGCTTCTTTCAAGAGCTTGCAAGAGAAGGCActgaaaaaacaagaaaacaataCAGAAAACGATGAGaatgaaaacaaaaacacaaataCTAACAAGATAGACTATGGAAAAGCAGTTGAGAAGTGTACAACAAGTCATGATGGGAGCAATGAGAGAGTTGGAGGTGCATTAGGAATAAGTGGGGGATTATCTCTTCAAAGAAATATGTACCAACTGACTCCTTTCTTGTCTGCTCCTCTTCTAACCAACTACAGCAGTATTGATCCTTTAGTAGATCCCATTCTTTGGACATCTCTTCTTCCTGTTCTCCCTACTGGACTTTCTCGTAATTCTGAG GTTACAAAGACAGAGAGCAGTTCAACTTATACTTTGTTTCGACCCGGGGAGTGA
- the LOC136208378 gene encoding AP2-like ethylene-responsive transcription factor At2g41710 isoform X2, which yields MASSSSDPLLKSEVGGGGGGGMGGAAGVSFTGGREGSDAVIANDQLLLYRGLKKPKKERGCTAKERISKMPPCTAGKRSSIYRGVTRHRWTGRYEAHLWDKSTWNQNQNKKGKQVYLGAYDEEEAAARAYDLAALKYWGPGTLINFPVTDYTRDLEEMQNMSREEYLASLRRKSSGFSRGISKYRGVSSRWDSSFGRMPGSEYFNGINYADDPAAENEYVGGLCFERKIDLTSYIKWWRSNKTRQESMSKSSEETRHGCAEDISGELKTTEWAVQPTEPYQMPCLGVPSHVRKHKGSKISALSVLSQSASFKSLQEKALKKQENNTENDENENKNTNTNKIDYGKAVEKCTTSHDGSNERVGGALGISGGLSLQRNMYQLTPFLSAPLLTNYSSIDPLVDPILWTSLLPVLPTGLSRNSEVTKTESSSTYTLFRPGE from the exons ATGGCGTCTTCTTCGTCGGATCCACTTCTGAAATCAGAAgtgggtggtggtggtggtggtggtatGGGCGGTGCCGCCGGTGTCAGCTTTACCGGAGGTAGAGAGGGTTCGGATGCAGTTATAGCAAATGATCAGCTATTGCTTTATAGAGGATTGAAGAAACCAAAGAAGGAGAGAGGCTGCACTGCCAAAGAACGCATCAGCAAGATGCCTCCTTGTACTGCTGGTAAACGCAGCTCCATTTACCGTGGAGTCACCAG ACATAGATGGACTGGTAGATATGAAGCTCACCTTTGGGATAAAAGTACatggaatcagaatcagaataaAAAGGGAAAGCAAG TCTACTTGG GAGCATATGATGAGGAGGAGGCTGCGGCTAGAGCATATGATCTCGCTGCATTGAAGTATTGGGGCCCTGGAACTCTCATTAATTTTCCA GTTACTGATTATACAAGAGATCTTGAAGAAATGCAAAATATGTCAAGAGAGGAGTATCTGGCATCTCTACGGCG GAAAAGTAGTGGCTTTTCTAGAGGAATATCTAAATATCGTGGAGTTTCCAG TAGATGGGACTCGTCATTTGGTCGTATGCCTGGGTCTGAATATTTCAATGGCATAAATTATG CTGATGATCCAGCAGCAGAAAATGAATATGTAGGGGGTCTTTgttttgagagaaagattgatcTAACAAGTTACATCAAATGGTGGAGGTCCAATAAAACCCGTCAAGAATCTATGTCAAAATCATCAGAGGAAACCAGACATGGTTGTGCAGAAGATATTAGTGGTGAACTTAAAACGACAGAATGGGCGGTCCAGCCTACAGAGCCATACCAAATGCCCTGCCTGGGCGTGCCTAGTCATGTCAGAAAGCATAAAGGCTCCAAAATCTCTGCCTTGAGCGTTTTGTCACAGTCAGCTTCTTTCAAGAGCTTGCAAGAGAAGGCActgaaaaaacaagaaaacaataCAGAAAACGATGAGaatgaaaacaaaaacacaaataCTAACAAGATAGACTATGGAAAAGCAGTTGAGAAGTGTACAACAAGTCATGATGGGAGCAATGAGAGAGTTGGAGGTGCATTAGGAATAAGTGGGGGATTATCTCTTCAAAGAAATATGTACCAACTGACTCCTTTCTTGTCTGCTCCTCTTCTAACCAACTACAGCAGTATTGATCCTTTAGTAGATCCCATTCTTTGGACATCTCTTCTTCCTGTTCTCCCTACTGGACTTTCTCGTAATTCTGAG GTTACAAAGACAGAGAGCAGTTCAACTTATACTTTGTTTCGACCCGGGGAGTGA
- the LOC136208379 gene encoding pentatricopeptide repeat-containing protein At2g41720, translating into MAATQYLGHHPLQLNLSKPKIVCKKSKNDAAFVEEKSGFVDYDAGQHHVSTQIPGLRKADLQRRYRLRVEGDRFQNDWSLSEVVEKIIALNPKYDDIDGILNHWVGRFARKNFPPLIKEITQRGLLEHSILVFDWMKNQKNYCARNDMYNMLIRLHTRHNRTDQARGLFFEMQEWRCKPDAETYNALINAHGRVGQWRWALNIMEDMLREAIPPSRSTYNNLINACGSSGNWREALKICKKMTENGVGPDLVTHNILLSAYKTGRQYSKALAYFELMKGTNIRPDTTTFNIVIYCLVKLGQYEKAIDIFNSMRDKKAECRPDIVTFTTIIHLYTLSGQIENCTSLFNVMLAEGLKPNIVSYNALIGAYASHGMSKEAQSVFNAIKENGFHPDVVSYTSLLNSYGRSKQPQKARDVLNELKRNKLKPNVVTYNALIDAYGSNGLLAEAVKVLREMELNGIHPNTVSICTLLAACGRCSQKVNIDAVLTAAKMRGIKLNTIAYNSAIGSYMNVGEYEKAEALYKFMRKKKVTPDSVTYTILISGCCKMSKYVEALEFFADMMDLKITLTKEVYSSVICAYSKQGQITEAESVFKGMKMAGCFPDVITYTTMLHAYNAAEYWEKTCGLLLEMEDYHIQPDTIAFSALMRAFNKSGKPSQVLILADFMKEKEIPFSDAIFFEMVSACSLLQDWKTMVNLVKLMEPSFSVVSIGLLNQLLHFFGRSGKIESMMKLFYKITTSGAEINFSTYSILLMNLLAVGNWRKYIEVLEWMKDAGIQPSSGMYADILNYAQKSAGTEFAAKIQEKVESLGRKSENQVATIKV; encoded by the exons ATGGCGGCCACACAGTACCTCGGCCACCATCCGCTTCAACTGAACCTATCCAAGCCTAAAATCGTATGTAAGAAATCGAAAAACGACGCCGCATTCGTGGAGGAGAAATCGGGGTTCGTGGATTACGACGCTGGCCAGCACCATGTCTCCACTCAAATCCCTGGACTTAGAAAAGCCGACCTGCAGAGACGTTACCGTTTGCGAGTCGAAGGAGACAGGTTCCAGAATGACTGGAGTCTCTCAGAAGTCGTTGAAAAGATTATTGCGCTCAACCCGAAATACGACGACATTGACGGAATCCTCAACCACTGGGTTGGCCGTTTCGCCCGAAAGAACTTCCCTCCTCTTATCAAG GAGATAACGCAAAGGGGCTTGTTGGAGCATAGCATTTTAGTATTCGATTGGAtgaaaaatcaaaagaattaCTGTGCTCGTAATGATATGTATAATATGTTAATCAGGCTGCATACCAGGCACAATCGCACTGATCAGGCTCGTGGTTTGTTCTTTGAGATGCAAGAATGGAG GTGCAAACCAGATGCTGAAACTTACAATGCTCTTATCAATGCACATGGTAGAGTAGGTCAATGGCGTTGGGCACTGAATATAATGGAAGATATGCTGCGAGAAGCT ATTCCCCCTAGTCGGTCAACATATAATAATTTGATCAATGCTTGTGGATCTAGTGGAAATTGGAGAGAAGCTCTGAAAATCTGCAAGAAAATGACAGAAAATGGAGTTGGTCCTGATCTGGTGACCCATAATATTCTTTTATCTGCATATAAGACTGGCCGCCAGTATTCAAAGGCTTTAGCTTATTTCGAACTAATGAAAGGAACTAATATACGTCCAGATACGACAACCTTTAACATTGTGATATATTGCTTAGTAAAGCTTGGACAGTATGAGAAAGCCATAGATATTTTTAATTCCATGCGGGACAAGAAAGCAGAATGCCGCCCAGATATTGTAACATTTACAACCATCATTCATTTGTACACTCTTAGTGGGCAGATTGAAAATTGCACGTCTCTGTTCAATGTTATGCTTGCAGAAGGCCTGAAGCCCAATATTGTTTCATATAATGCATTGATAGGAGCATATGCTTCTCATGGAATGAGCAAGGAAGCACAGTCAGTTTTTAATGCAATTAAAGAAAATGGATTTCACCCAGATGTTGTGTCATATACTTCTTTGCTCAATTCTTATGGGAGATCAAAacaacctcaaaaggcaagggACGTATTAAACGAATTGAAGAGAAATAAATTGAAGCCAAACGTAGTTACCTACAATGCACTGATTGATGCTTATGGATCTAATGGTTTGTTGGCTGAAGCAGTGAAAGTTTTGCGTGAGATGGAGCTAAATGGCATTCATCCAAATACTGTCTCTATATGTACACTTTTGGCAGCCTGTGGCCGCTGCAGTCAAAAGGTGAATATAGATGCTGTGCTTACTGCAGCTAAAATGCGAGGCATCAAATTGAACACAATTGCTTATAATTCAGCTATTGGGAGCTATATGAACGTGGGGGAATATGAAAAGGCTGAagctttgtacaaattcatgaGGAAAAAGAAAGTGACACCTGATTCTGTTACTTACACTATCCTGATTAGTGGTTGCTGCAAGATGTCAAAATATGTTGAAGCACTTGAGTTTTTTGCTGACATGATGGATCTGAAAATTACTTTGACCAAGGAAGTTTACTCATCTGTGATATGTGCCTACAGTAAGCAG GGTCAAATCACAGAAGCTGAATCTGTTTTCAAGGGGATGAAGATGGCTGGTTGTTTTCCTGATGTAATTACATATACAACAATGCTACATGCTTACAATGCTGCTG AATACTGGGAAAAAACTTGTGGTCTGCTCCTGGAGATGGAAGATTATCATATCCAACCAGATACAATTGCATTTTCAGCTTTGATGCGAGCATTCAACAAAAGCGGAAAGCCTTCACAGGTTCTTATTCTGGCGGACTTcatgaaagagaaagaaatcccCTTCAGTGATGCTATCTTCTTTGAAATGGTTTCAGCTTGTAGCCT TTTACAAGATTGGAAGACAATGGTTAACCTTGTGAAATTGATGGAGCCTTCATTCTCTGTTGTTTCAATTGGACTTCTGAATCAGCTCCTTCACTTTTTTGGAAGAAGTGGAAAGATAGAGTCTATGATGAAG TTGTTTTACAAGATTACAACATCAGGTGCTGAAATCAACTTCAGTACTTACTCGATTTTGTTGATGAATCTGTTGGCTGTTGGGAACTGGAGAAAATATATTGAG GTACTAGAATGGATGAAGGATGCCGGAATTCAACCTTCAAGTGGAATGTATGCTGATATACTTAACTATGCCCAAAAAAGTGCTGGAACTGAATTTGCTGCTAAAATACAAGAGAAAGTTG AATCACTGGGGAGAAAATCTGAGAATCAAGTGGCTACTATCAAAGTGTGA